One Anser cygnoides isolate HZ-2024a breed goose chromosome 4, Taihu_goose_T2T_genome, whole genome shotgun sequence genomic region harbors:
- the NPY2R gene encoding neuropeptide Y receptor type 2: MRGAPPPPPPNFPPCPSASQEGNAAGQLYCLDQAAARMGPLEAIGEENQTEEMKMKLFTKLYLPRYTTPLNELALDPKPELKDSTTLVEVQIILIFAYCSIILLGVIGNSLVIHVIIKFKSMRTVTNFFIANLAVADLLVNTLCLPFTLVYTLLGEWKLGPVLCHLVPYAQALAVHVSTVTLTVIALDRHRCIVYHLESKISKRISFLIIGVAWAVSALLASPLAIFREYSLIEIIPDFKIVVCSEKWPGEGQLNYGTIYSISMLLIQYVLPLAVISYAYTRIWTKLKNHVSPGAGNDHYHQRRQKTTKMLVCVVVVFAVSWLPFHTFQLVSDIDSQVLDLKEYKLIYTVFHVIAMCSTFANPLLYGWMNNNYRTAFLTAFQCEQRLDSIHPEVSAAFKARKKLEAKRSQFPGDSFTQPTNV, encoded by the coding sequence ggaCAGCTCTATTGCTTAGACCAGGCTGCTGCAAGAATGGGGCCCCTGGAAGCAATAGGTGAAGAAAAccagacagaagaaatgaaaatgaagctgtTCACCAAGCTGTACTTGCCAAGATACACCACGCCACTCAACGAGCTGGCTCTCGACCCTAAACCCGAACTGAAGGACAGCACGACGCTAGTCGAAGTGCAGATAATCCTCATCTTTGCTTACTGTTCCATCATCCTGCTGGGGGTGATCGGAAACTCCCTGGTGATCCACGTGATCATCAAGTTCAAAAGCATGCGCACAGTGACTAACTTCTTCATTGCCAACCTGGCCGTGGCTGATCTGCTGGTGAATACACTGTGCCTGCCCTTCACTTTAGTTTACACACTGTTGGGCGAATGGAAACTGGGCCCAGTCTTGTGCCACCTGGTGCCTTATGCCCAGGCTCTTGCTGTGCACGTGTCGACTGTTACATTGACTGTGATCGCTTTGGATCGGCATCGCTGCATCGTCTACCACTTGGAAAGCAAAATATCTAAACGGATCAGCTTCTTGATCATAGGAGTTGCCTGGGCAGTCAGTGCCCTGTTGGCAAGTCCTCTGGCCATCTTCCGTGAATACTCACTGATTGAGATCATTCCTGACTTCAAGATTGTGGTCTGCTCTGAGAAGTGGCCAGGGGAGGGACAGCTTAACTACGGCACCATCTACAGCATCTCCATGCTTCTGATCCAGTACGTGCTGCCTCTGGCTGTCATCTCCTACGCTTACACCCGTATTTGGACCAAGCTCAAGAACCACGTTAGTCCAGGGGCTGGGAACGACCACTACCACCAGCGGCGGCAGAAAACCACCAAGATGCTGGTGTGTGTGGTTGTCGTGTTCGCTGTCAGCTGGCTGCCCTTTCACACCTTCCAGCTGGTCAGTGATATTGACAGTCAGGTGCTAGACCTGAAAGAGTACAAACTGATCTACACAGTGTTTCACGTCATTGCCATGTGCTCAACATTTGCTAACCCCCTTCTCTATGGCTGGATGAATAACAACTACAGGACGGCCTTCCTCACAGCCTTTCAGTGCGAGCAGCGGCTGGACTCCATCCACCCTGAAGTATCAGCAGCTTTCAAAGCTAGGAAGAAACTGGAAGCAAAGAGGAGTCAGTTCCCTGGAGACTCTTTCACACAACCTACCAATGTTTAA